The following DNA comes from Brassica oleracea var. oleracea cultivar TO1000 chromosome C5, BOL, whole genome shotgun sequence.
TGAAGACTTCAAAATAGCAACAACTACAAAGATGCCTGAGCAAGGTACGTGTGAGCGGCGTGGTTATATATCTAGCCAGTTGAGGAAGTTGCAAGAAAAGACACTCTCTCTTATCACATCAAGGCAGATTGTAATGTTTGCTTGTTTGGATTACACAATGAAATGCAGAAATGGTGTAAAGCTTGTGTTTTGTTGGATGGACTCAACCGTGGTTTGCCTAAGATGGGTATCGGAAGAGCGAGAGGAGGCGTAAATGGTGATCATAAGAAGGAAACAGAGAAGCCTGCATATGCTGCAAAATCTATAGAGAGCTATGAAACTCATATAAGTCAAGATGATTGACTATATAAAAAGTTTGAAATACCCTTGTTGTACAAGTTATGTCTTCAGGAAAATTTGGGTTTTTGTTTTGTTTTTTTCCAATGTTCAAGAAATTATTAGACGTTAATTGGGCCTTGTCTAAAAGACTAGCAAATTTATTTTATATATATTACATTTATATAAAATATTTTAGTTTTGGTTTAATCTAGGTTCATGGACACTGAGGATTGCGACCTGGTCCACCATAGAAAAAGTAAGTTCCCCACCTCTGGCTAGAGCCAACCATAAGGTTATAGCATTCAGGACGAGTCACAGTAGCTTCAAGATGTTGTGGAGAGGGTGTGATCGGATAGTTAGATGTATCAATGTACTCTAAGCTATTGAAATAAGCCGCCTTCCTAAACCCTTTCTCTGCAAAATGGCCACTCCCCATTTGCGGAAGCGTGTGTGTCCCTTGGCCTCTAGTGTAATATACAATCTCTCCTCCCCATACGATCTTTCGTGCCGACACTGCTAACTTGGGGACTATAAAGCTTGGCCAGTACCCTATTAGGTATGTCTCAAACTTCAACCACCAAAGTCCAGTTTCTTGATCCTAGCATGTGTTTCAACTTAATCAAGAAATGACCCTCTTTGTGAAAATGCTAGTTAATATCTCTTATAGATACAAGTATACCTTCTCAATAGTTAGAAGGAAGTCGTATTGTTCACCGTTGTAAGTTGAGAAAGCGTTGAGAGATGCACCGAGGGAGATGTGTCTGCTTACTTGAACAAAGCCTGGACAGTCAAGATTGTAACATCCTGTTTCTTGGTATGTATCGCCCTAAGTTATTTTTTTTTGGTGGAAAAATATTAGTATACAACGTATATATCCAAGGAAATTAAAAAGATTGATAAGAAAAATGTGAAAACTTACCGTCCAATAGGCGAAAAGTCTTGGGTTCTTGTCACCATACAAAGCATGCAAGATCTTTTATAAAGACCAAAAAATGAAGTTAGAACTATAGGATAACAAAATGAAGTGTGACCTAAAAATGGAATAGTGGTTACCTGCCAACCAGACTCCAAAGTGTTCAAACCAGTGTCCCAATCTCCATTGACGACCCATGTTTGAGCTAAACTAAACTCTCTCGTCCTTAGAACATTTGGTTTCCATATACTTATACGACTCTTGCTGCCATGGAACTGACCATAGTCCACGTACACACACGTATGCTACAATTGAATTTGGTTCAAAAATTATATTGTTCAATCTCAATGTATATATTCAATACTTCTCTAAAAATTGGAGCCTATTGAAATATGTCTAGCCTTAAATTCTTTTTATATTTGAGCCGGGCCAGTGTATACCAACCTCATGAACTTCCTCGGTCTGAACGCCGTCAGTGTGATAAATAGTTGGTGGTGGACTCTTTCTTCCATAGTTTTTGATGGAACCCGATCTTATAAGATCATCTCTTGTTGTTCTTCTGATGGGAATAGTGTTCTCAGGACATTCACCTTTTGTTCGCCACAATTGGTGTATAATGTATGTCTTATTACCTCCTGTTTTGTCCCTTATCGAATTACTTTTTGGCCTCATCTTTTAAAGAAAAACGGTGTAACACGTGAAATGTTAAGACTACAATATCAACTTTTACTGAGAAAATAAATATAAAACTGTATTAGCAACCTGAATGGTGTGGTTTTTGAATAAAGGATGATCAAAAGCTGGTTGGTCGTAGATCCATACACAATCAATTATATCTCCATCTGGACTCTAAAGAAATCAATGCAAGAAGTTAAAAGCAATTAGTCAAAAATAATCTTGAAAACTATTTTTCTGTACTCTTATCTAAGTTTTAGTGAAACCTCAAAAATATTTAAAAGATCAATCCAACCAATAGTTCAATAGTAGTACTAGTTACTGCAGGGTATAAAGAGACAAAAAATGAAATAAATCTAATTTTTCCACAGAAATTACCAATCAAATAAAATGAAACAAAACAAAACTACTAAGACGTAATATAAAAGAAAACAAAGGGAATAGAAAATTAGAGGTAAATGTTTTTGTCAATACATGGATGGATTTAATGGCCGGTTTGTTGAGTTGTTTTAACCGTAGTTTTATTTCCTGTTCATGGAGATCGGAAAGTTTTCTCTTTCCCTGAAAAGTTTCGACTACGATTGGTATGATCATACCGAGAATTAGGAAAACCATGGTCTGATTAAACATCATTCGATAGGAGGGTTGCGACTAATATTGAAGTATTAGTGTGTCTTAAGAATTTGAAAACAATTTTGGACATAATTGGATTAGTATATATAATAACTTGTAAGAAGTAACATTAATAACCCTTTTTCTATATGAAAACAACACTAATCAATCTTTGGTACTGTAAAATAAACTTTTCCCAGTAATCTAAATGATTTAATAGTCTTGTTAAATATAATTCAAAGTACAAATTATAAGTTTTTGTCAATAATCTAAATTTAATTTTACTAAGGAAAAAGACTATTTATATTATTATGAAATTCACCCATTAAAATCTAAATCAATCATATAAACTAAGATAGTATCGATAAATCCATAAAATCATAAATCACTAGAAATTACACGATAAAAATATTAATTGTACAAAAATAAATATAAATGAAAATGTTAACTATTTTCTAAAATATATATGTTAAATTTTGAAAATAAACTACAAGAAATATAACAAAATATACATATAAAAATCATTGAAAAATTATATAAATTTCCTGGTTAAAAATAAGCTTAACAAACTAACAAATTATAAAAGTAAACAAGTATATATAGTTTTTTGACCCAAAAAAAGTATATATATTTTAAATTCATTTAAAATATATAAAGACCACTCAGAAGTAAATCAAACCATAAATAAAATTAATTTGACAGAAAAAGTCTATAAAAACCATAAAAGAACAAATATTTTAG
Coding sequences within:
- the LOC106345126 gene encoding uncharacterized protein LOC106345126; this translates as MMFNQTMVFLILGMIIPIVVETFQGKRKLSDLHEQEIKLRLKQLNKPAIKSIHSPDGDIIDCVWIYDQPAFDHPLFKNHTIQMRPKSNSIRDKTGGNKTYIIHQLWRTKGECPENTIPIRRTTRDDLIRSGSIKNYGRKSPPPTIYHTDGVQTEEVHEHTCVYVDYGQFHGSKSRISIWKPNVLRTREFSLAQTWVVNGDWDTGLNTLESGWQILHALYGDKNPRLFAYWTGDTYQETGCYNLDCPGFVQVSRHISLGASLNAFSTYNGEQYDFLLTIEKDQETGLWWLKFETYLIGYWPSFIVPKLAVSARKIVWGGEIVYYTRGQGTHTLPQMGSGHFAEKGFRKAAYFNSLEYIDTSNYPITPSPQHLEATVTRPECYNLMVGSSQRWGTYFFYGGPGRNPQCP